GTTTGGACAATTACAAATGAATTACCAAATGATATTATATCGTCATggattataaaagaaaaaattaatggtaaaattttaacattaaatacaTTTGGTATaggaaataaaattgtaagataaaatttctttaataattatataatttatagatattaaaagaatggtatttattattcattgaagttttattatactttttaataaattatacaaCAGTTATAgttttattcttaaaatataaaaaatatataaatgaattagaaaatattatgtcagaaaagacaaaaaaaatgaatagagaatttatgttaatattattactacAAAGTTTTGCTCCATTATTTGTTACAGGATTTCCAGATatcatttttgttattatgataatattcaaatatttatatggtGCAGAAGAATTAGGTACTATAGTACTTCAgttgttaaattttactCCAATTGTAAATGCattactttttcttttattaccATCAACAAATAGgaaatatattaagaaagtttttaaaaaaatttattacataacCAAAGGTGTAAATGCACCAATTGCTGTGacatcaataaaaaattaatcttactgttaattaaatttttaatataatcataAGTATAGTTTAGGAATTTGacgaatttaaaaaaaaaatttaattttattgaaattgttatattgataaaatatacttaaataacatataatattatgtagcatatttatgttttttttttaataattatctttaaaaatgttttattaaaaataccaatattgtttataaaaaatttattaattaaaagaggtgataaaattttataaaaactttaaaataaaataaattaagaaatggtaaatgaaaaattattcattaaattCAAGCCATTCAGGATGTAATTCATTACAAAACTTGATTgaatcatatatattatgaaaCACTTTTGATCCAAGGTAATATTTTCTAGCATCCCAAATATAATCAGAGTCATTTGGAacattatactttttaagaCCAAATCCAAATGTTATAAAAGCCATTAAACTTTGTTGTATAAAACaagttttataattattaataaatgtttcatAACTTATTACCATTTCTTTTCCATTGttaattaatgatttttttaattttttgtaataatcaggaaaataatatttttcaatttcttttCTAACGTCAGTTGGTACAGATGTTGCAAGAATACGTGAAATATCACCACCTATACTTCCTTCATGAATAGTTTGCCAATCAATGACTGCTGATAATATATTAGAACAATCACCATTTGAATCAATTTcaaacataaaattatttatccaCATATCTCCATGAGTAATAACaggtaaattattttttaaagttggtaattgataataaacatatttagCAATAGTAACAtaatttgatattaatatatctaGATCTTTCTCAATATCTAACCACATCTCTTTTGatgtataactttttatatttaaaaatcccatttttatataatattcaatttttttaaattgactagaaaaaaaaggttGTTTAAAAATTCCTTTCCAAGAATTATTTGAATCAAGAAGACTATACTCTtgtagtttaaaaatttcatttaatatagATTTAGTTTgatagatatttaaaaatctaaaaaaagaaacagtTTTAGAATTACTTCCCATGAATTGCAAAATTAAAGCTCCTGTCTGTCTaccaatttttaattctttactTCCAAAACATTTaggatattttaaaaatcttatttttgAAGCAAAAttggaataaaaaaaacattctCTATTATGAATGAAAGCAATATAATCATTTCTAAAATCTTCATCTAAATTATCAtctatattttcttttaataaaatttctttaatagCATTTTCACAAggaattttaataacaatactatatggttcttttttttcatcatcaaATTGAATATCtgttttaaaaactttagaAATAAATCCTTTTCCATCAGAAATGTCAATACCATTAAtcttcaataaaataaaattgcttaaaatagaaaataattatccttaccattttaattttattgttgcctctatatttttgaaatttattatcatttttatctaaacATTCTACAATCCATTGATGTGTAATTTTACCtccaataaaataatttgatccataatctttatcaataaaaaattcagAAGTAGTcattacaatttaaaaaaaaaattttaaaaagattatattcTTGTTTCAAGTGATTGATAACATTAActtgtttatatttataacaaaaggaaatttttaatagctttataatattaatataataatttaatattgtagtgttataatactttttcatTTTACAATAGAAATTATAAACAGAATATCATAAAAgacatattaaaataatattacataattaatattttttatatatgacAAATAAAAGTGTTGATTTacaatatcaataaatatatatattaaaaggaaatcttatatttattgcttattttataaataaaattaaaaatttataaaataagatttatttaattgatagaaaaaattaaaaattaatttctgCTATTAAGTTAGtatttaatcataaaaaaattttaatatataaaacattaaaataatattaaaaaaaaatgtaattaataagtttcttcaaaatatttaaattaaattttaaagtaaaataaaatagttaatttgatttttaatttaaaaaacatattattaaaatattcaggTTTCTTTTTAGTcgtttaatttaattttttgacaaaaaGGTTAAAGAtaatcaataaaaaatttcaagaatttaaaaatataaagtagaataattaatttaagtatcattttttatatgaaaaaatataattcaaaaagtatacatattaataattttgataaatgttaatattttattttaatattaaaaaaaattaaaaatttattttttaaaattgttttgttaaaatattaacattatgtcaactttaaaacttttcaagtgatcaataaaaagttatttattactttcaAGCCATTCCGGATGTATTTCTTTACAAAAGTTTATTGAGTcataaatattgtaataaatatttaaaccaattttaaattttctagcATCCCATACATAATCATTGTCATCCGGAACATTAAATTCTTGAAGAGCAAATCCAACCATAAAAATTGACAAGATGCTTTGTTCTATAAAACAGCTTttgtaattattaataaatgtttcataacttattttcatttcttttccattgttaattattgaatcttttaattttttgtagaAATCAggaagataatatttttcaatttctcTTCTAACGTCAAATGGTGTAGATATTGCAAGAATACGTGCAATATCACATCCTGTATTTCCTTCATGAACAGTTTGCCAGTCAATTATTGctgataaattattagaacAATTATCATTTGAATCAACTTcaaacataaaattatttatccaCATATCTCCATGGGCAATTACAGGaaagttattttttgatGTTGCTAAATGGAAATAAGTATGTTCAGCAATCTTGAcataattttctattaatatatCTAAATCTTTCTCAACATTTAACCACATCTCTTTTGATGTATAGCATTTTATATCAGATAATTTAATTCTTATATATTtctgtaaatttttaaattgattttttatgAAAGGTTGTTGAAAAATTCCTTTCCAAGAATCATCTGAATCAAGAAGACTAAATtcttgtaatttaaaaacatcatTCAAAATAGATTTAGTTTGATGGATATTTAAAAGTCTATAAAAAGGAACAGTTTTAGAATTACTTCCCATGAATTGCATAATTAAAACTCCTGTCTGTTTACCAGATTCTAAGTCTTTACATCCAAAACATTTaggatattttaaaaatttaatttttgaagcaaatttagaataaaaaagaCATTCTTTGTTATGGAAACCAGCAATACTATCAATATTGAAGTCATCAGTCATATCATTTTCAATGTTTTGTTTTTCCATGCTTTCTTTAATAGAGTCATCTCCAggaattttaataacaatactatatggtttctttttttcatcatcaaAATGAATATCtgttttaaaaacttttgataaaaatcCTTTACCATCAGAAATATCAACACCAttaatctataaaaaaaattaaaccatttttaataaaaaaaagatcaaTCATACCTCCTTAATCTTACTATTtcctttatattttttaaattcatcatcatttttatctaaacAATCTACAATCCATTGATGTGTAATTTTACCaccaataaaatattctgaTCCATAATCTtgattaacaaaaaattcaGAAGTAGTCATTGTAGATACAATTATAATactacaaaaatatttttattattataaattattggtactattaacttatttatatatacattattaaagaaaatattaatgaccttaaaaatttgatacatgcccattttaatttaaaagtgtTGATATTGTgtatatattgttattttatgtgttttagaaaaaaaatattataacattaaagtagattaaaagattataattgataaacAAATTTGGTAAATCGAATAATTTAATCATGttctttttttctatattttttcaagtttaatatattacatCTCATTagaatacttttttaatatcatgcttatctttctttaaataatctaTTCAACATTAATTACCTACATAGTTGTATAATTaggtttaaatttataatgtaatttttaaaatattaaacattttttatttatagtaaatgtcaaaattatataatgattattttaaaaatagttgtCTCAATActagattttttaatttttattattaaaataattgcttggtgttttttttttaattttaacgtAAATAGGTtacatttaatgataattatatgctatttttaatggtaaaattatactataatttttaataagtttaataacatcaatataaaatattatagtaaaatattattgacaatatttttacttatatatttttttcataaatgtTCAAAATTTGTTTCcagtttaatatattattttatttttaaatatttcattataaataaatttcattaGTAATCATTTCAatgcttttttttaagattaaaaaacGGATAAATAATggtttttcatttttatatttaaaaaagtatacttccgat
This Strongyloides ratti genome assembly S_ratti_ED321, chromosome : 2 DNA region includes the following protein-coding sequences:
- a CDS encoding Protein kinase-like domain and Uncharacterised oxidoreductase Dhs-27 family and CHK kinase-like domain-containing protein, which produces MTTSEFFIDKDYGSNYFIGGKITHQWIVECLDKNDNKFQKYRGNNKIKMINGIDISDGKGFISKVFKTDIQFDDEKKEPYSIVIKIPCENAIKEILLKENIDDNLDEDFRNDYIAFIHNRECFFYSNFASKIRFLKYPKCFGSKELKIGRQTGALILQFMGSNSKTVSFFRFLNIYQTKSILNEIFKLQEYSLLDSNNSWKGIFKQPFFSSQFKKIEYYIKMGFLNIKSYTSKEMWLDIEKDLDILISNYVTIAKYVYYQLPTLKNNLPVITHGDMWINNFMFEIDSNGDCSNILSAVIDWQTIHEGSIGGDISRILATSVPTDVRKEIEKYYFPDYYKKLKKSLINNGKEMVISYETFINNYKTCFIQQSLMAFITFGFGLKKYNVPNDSDYIWDARKYYLGSKVFHNIYDSIKFCNELHPEWLEFNE
- a CDS encoding 7TM GPCR, serpentine receptor class r (Str) family-containing protein; translation: MESLKNAIFCINAFCGILFNFIAIYVTIKKSKDKSGEGYLKLMLLLFLSGIISSIIHGILRIQILIINDTMVFVLEIFNSFLENKIFLVFSIFFTYFTLTLPTSILISRYLFICKNIELNIFKTAIIIFIFSLLVLLVSHGVWTITNELPNDIISSWIIKEKINGKILTLNTFGIGNKIILKEWYLLFIEVLLYFLINYTTVIVLFLKYKKYINELENIMSEKTKKMNREFMLILLLQSFAPLFVTGFPDIIFVIMIIFKYLYGAEELGTIVLQLLNFTPIVNALLFLLLPSTNRKYIKKVFKKIYYITKGVNAPIAVTSIKN
- a CDS encoding Protein kinase-like domain and Uncharacterised oxidoreductase Dhs-27 family and CHK kinase-like domain-containing protein; its protein translation is MTTSEFFVNQDYGSEYFIGGKITHQWIVDCLDKNDDEFKKYKGNSKIKEINGVDISDGKGFLSKVFKTDIHFDDEKKKPYSIVIKIPGDDSIKESMEKQNIENDMTDDFNIDSIAGFHNKECLFYSKFASKIKFLKYPKCFGCKDLESGKQTGVLIMQFMGSNSKTVPFYRLLNIHQTKSILNDVFKLQEFSLLDSDDSWKGIFQQPFIKNQFKNLQKYIRIKLSDIKCYTSKEMWLNVEKDLDILIENYVKIAEHTYFHLATSKNNFPVIAHGDMWINNFMFEVDSNDNCSNNLSAIIDWQTVHEGNTGCDIARILAISTPFDVRREIEKYYLPDFYKKLKDSIINNGKEMKISYETFINNYKSCFIEQSILSIFMVGFALQEFNVPDDNDYVWDARKFKIGLNIYYNIYDSINFCKEIHPEWLESNK